The genomic window AACGGCCCGGTCAAGCGGCTTCTGCGCCGCTAGGCCTCATCGCCTGAGCGGGCAATGCGTCTCCATCGCCGGGCCGGACAGCGGCATCGATAGTTTTCGACGGGGACACGTTACCCACTGAAGAAAGCCGGACGCGAAGCGAGACAAGCTTCGCGTCCGGACCTTGCCGTTTCCACAGCTCAAAGGCTGACGCGCAGGCCGAATGTGCCCGATACCGTGTTCTCGCGGATGTCGAAAACCGTCCGATTGATCTCACTGACATCGACCCGCATGAGAAACGAGATGCGGGAGGTGGGGTCGAAGGCAAGAGCCACGTAGATGCCCGACGCCTCTTCCTCGTTGCCGATCGCCAGATTGTCGCGCAACTCGCCGAAGATGCCGATGCTGCCGGTCAATCGCGCGATCAACGGTCGCGACAGTTCCAGTTCGGCGCGATGCACGTAGGAACCCAGCGGATCGTCCGTGTCGACGGTGTCGATCGAGCCCTTGAGGCTGAAGCTTGCCGATATTCCGTAAAGCTGCCGTTCGACTGTGAGTGCGTAGACGGGATAGATGCGATCCGTGAAGCTGAGCGCGTCGGAGACATGGGTGAAGCCAGCTTCGCCATCGACGGCAAGGCCCAGAACATCTGGAAGAGTGGCTCCGGTTATCAGCGTGACAGCGCGTGAGCCGACCGCGAAGGCGTCGTCTTCAGGTATGTCGACGACGTCGAACCGCCCGGTGAGCCGCAACACCATGGTCGGCAAGGCATGGGTGACGATCAGGCCGGCACGTGCGCGGTTCACGTCTGGCGAAAGCCTCAGTGTGCCGAGCCCTGCGTCGAGCTTCGCATCGGAAACATCCTCGTGGCTGCCGGAAAGCACGAGGGCCATCGCGGTGCGCGGTGTAAGCTGGCCGCGCAGGTCGATCTCGCCGGCGAATGTCTGGCCGAACGTGCGCGTTCCGATGATGACGGCGCCGAGATCGAGATCGTCTCCGGTGCTCTCCGCCAGATAGCCAAGCGACGTCTTCAGCACGAACCGCTCGCCGATCACGCGGGTCAATGCAGCGGTGACATTGGCGCTGCGATCGGTCTCGAATTCAACGTCTCGATGCTCGAACGTTTCGAGCGTGATGCCGAGGTCGAGTTTGCCGATCGCTGTGTCCCGCTCATGGGCAAGCGCGCCGCGCAGGTGGATGATCGTGTCGGTTACTGGAAAAGGGCCGTCCAAGGCGTTGTTGGTGACGATCATTTCCTGGAGGATCGTCGCGGTGCTCTTGGCGCCGGTCACCGCATCTTCGTGGACAACGGTCTGTTCCTGCGCCGTTGCCAGGCCGCTGCCGCCCGCCACTGTCGCCATCAGCAGTGCCGTCAGGTGCAGGCGCATCGATCCAGAATTCCATCGTTTGGCTCGTCTCCCGCCGCTTTGATGCGACGGGAGACTTCGGAGTTGCCGCCTGCAAGCAGGTGACGCAGAACCATTTCTGCATGGGGATGATCGAACCCGGCGTCCCAAAACGGGATTAAGCGGCGAAGAGGAGAATTCCGCATCGATGAAGCCGTTCAGCAATGCGATGCACCGGAGCGTTTTGGCATCACGCATTGCCGCATCGGCGATGGCCGGGTACTCCTTTATCGCATCAGGGAGGATGCGGCGATGTTCGACAGCGGCATGAATTTCGGTCTCGGCGAGGAGATCGACCAGCTTCGCGAGACGGTCAGACGGTTTGCGCGCGACAGGATCGCGCCGGTCGCGGAAGAGACCGACCGCAAGAACGAGTTTCCCGCCCATCTCTGGCTGGAGATGGGGGCACTCGGCCTCCTCGGCATGACGGCCGATCCGGATTTCGGCGGGACGGGCATGAGCTATCTCGCCCATGTGATCGCGATGGAGGAGATTTCGCGGGCCTCTGCCTCGGTCGGCCTGAGCTACGGCGCGCACTCCAATCTCTGCGTCAACCAGATCAACCGCTGGGGCACGACTGCGCAGAAGGAAGCCTATCTGCCGAAGCTCTGCTCGGGCGAGCATGTCGGCGCGCTCGCGATGTCTGAGCCGGGTGCGGGCTCGGATGTCGTCTCGATGAAGCTCAGGGCAGAGAAGAAGAACGACCGCTACGTGCTCAACGGCAACAAGATGTGGATCACCAATGGTCCGGATGCCGATACGCTCGTCGTTTACGCCAAGACCGATCCTGCCGCCGGCCCGCGTGGCATCACGGCGTTCCTGATCGAGAAGACGATGAGCGGCTTTTCCACCGCGCAGAAGCTCGACAAGCTCGGCATGCGCGGCTCCAACACCTGCGAACTCGTTTTCGCAGACTGCGAAGTGCCGTTCGAGAACGTGCTCGGGGAAGAGGGGCAGGGCGTCCGGATCCTGATGTCGGGCCTCGACTATGAACGTGTGGTGCTTGCCGGTGGCCCGCTCGGCATCATGGCGGCGGCGCTCGACGTGGTCGTTCCCTACAGCCACGAGCGCAAGCAGTTCGGCACGGCGATCGGCGAGTTTCAGCTGATGCAGGGCAAGCTCGCAGACATGTACACCATCACCAATGCCTGCCGTGCCTATGTCTATGCTGTCGCCGCCTCATGCGATCGCGGCGAGACGACCCGAAAGGACGCCGCCGGCTGCATTCTCTACGCGGCTGAAAAGGCGACGCAGGTGGCGCTTGAGGCAATCCAGGCGCTCGGCGGCAACGGCTACATCAACGACTATCCCACCGGCCGCCTGTTGCGCGATGCGAAGCTCTACGAAATCGGCGCAGGAACAAGCGAAATCCGCCGTATGCTGATCGGTAGGGAGATGTTTGCGGAAACGGCGTGATTGGCAGGTTTGCCGAGTTATGGCATATTTATTACAACGTGCCATAGCAGCGAGGCAGCAGATGTCCGACGGCGACACGCCTAGAGGCTCCGAAGAACAGCAAGCCGAATACGCGGCGTTGCGTGAAGAGCTCATGAAGCTGCCGCCCAAGCGCGAACGCGTTAAGCTCGGCGAGGGGGGGCGCTTTGTCATTCCGGCATTCATGCGCGACGAAATGGGTATCAAGCCTGGTGAAATGCTGATCTGCCATGTTGTAGACGGCGAACTGCGTGTGCGCTCCTATCTCGACAACATTCGGCGCATTCAGGAGCGATCCGCGCCATATAAGAAGCCCGGGGAAAGCGTGGTCGACGAGTTTCTGGCCGAACGCCTGGCGATGTGGGGCGAAGACGAATGATGGTTTTGGACTCGTCCTGTCTCTTGGCCATCATCTTCCAGGAGCCGGGGATCGAGAAGGCTGTCGCTGCGCTCAATGGTGCAGTTATTTCGACCGTCAACGTGGTCGAAGTTATCGCGCGACAGGCGGATCGGGGGATGGACAGAGATCTCGCTCTTGCAAACTATCGCGACTTTGAAGTTCCGAGTGTACCCTTCGACGATACCCTCGCTGTGCTAGCAGGCGAGCTTCGCAGCCTCACGCGTCACCAAGGCCTCTCGCTTGGCGACCGTGCCTGCCTGGCGCTTGCAATCCGCGAGAATGCGACCGCGGTCACCGCCGATCGGAAATGGGCAGACCTGAAGGTCGGCTGCCGCATCGAACTCATCCGCTGAGGTTTCAATGAGCGTCATTCAATCGAAGTTGTCGACCGCCTCGGAGGCTTTCCGCGATAACCGGGCGCGCATGGCGGAGCTCGTGGCCGAGACGGCGGAGATTGCCGAGCGCATCAGCGAGGGCGGGCCGCTGGCTGCGCGCGAGCGCCACACGGCGCGCGGCAAGCTTCTACCGCGCGAGCGCATCGCTCGGCTTCTCGATCCATCCTCTCCCTTCCTGGAAATCGGGCGGTTCGCGGCGCACGACATGTATGGCGGCGACATCGCGTCGGCGGGCGTCATCACGGGCATCGGGCGCGTCGAAGGCCGCGAGGTCATGGTGGTCTGCAACGACGCCACCGTGAAGGGCGGCACCTATTTCCCGATGACCGTGAAGAAGCATCTGCGGGCACAGGAGATCGCCGAGCAGAACGGACTTCCATGCGTCTACCTCGTCGATTCTGGTGGGGCCAATCTCCCGAACCAGGACGAAGTTTTCCCGGACCGGGACCATTTCGGTCGCATCTTCTTCAATCAGGCGAACATGTCTGCGAAGGGCATCGCCCAGATCGCGGTCGTCATGGGCTCCTGTACGGCGGGCGGTGCTTACGTGCCCGCGATGTCGGACGAAAGCATCATCGTGCGCAATCAGGGCACGATCTTTCTGGCCGGCCCGCCGCTGGTAAAGGCCGCAACCGGTGAGATCGTGTCGGCGGAGGATCTGGGCGGGGGCGACGTTCACACGCGGCTCTCGGGCGTCGCAGACCATCTGGCCGAAAACGATGCGCATGCGCTTGCCCTCGCGCGCCGTGCCGTCGCAAATCTCAACGCCCGCAAGCCCCAAACCGTCGCGCTACAAGCGCCGGAACCGCCGCTTTACGATCCCGAGGAAATTCACGGGATCGTGCCGGTCGGGCTGCGCACGCCCTACGACATCCGCGAAGTGATCGCGCGCATCGTCGACGGTTCGCGTTTCGACGAGTTCAAGGCGCGCTACGGCACAACGCTCGTTTGCGGCTTTGCGCATATCCACGGCATTCCGGTGGGCATCATCGCCAACAATGGCGTGCTCTTTTCCGAAAGCGCGCTGAAGGGCGCGCATTTCGTCGAGCTTTGCTCCGCGCGGGGCATTCCGCTGGTCTTCCTGCAGAACATCACTGGTTTCATGGTCGGCCAGAAATACGAAACGGGCGGCATCGCCAAGGATGGCGCGAAGCTCGTCACCGCCGTCGCGACGACGAAGGTGCCGAAGATCACCATGCTGGTCGGCGGCTCTTTCGGGGCGGGAAATTACGGCATGTCGGGCCGCGCCTACTCACCGCGCTTCCTCTGGACCTGGCCGAACAGCCGCATCTCCGTGATGGGCGGCGAGCAGGCGGCGGGCGTGCTCGCAACGGTCCGCCGCGACGGGCTGGAGCGGCAGGGTCGCGACTGGCCAGCCGACGAGGAGGCAGAGTTCAAGCGCCCCATCATCGAACAGTTCGAGGCGCAGGGGCACCCGCTCTATGCCTCTGCACGGCTTTGGGACGATGGCATCGTCGATCCCGCCAAGTCGCGAGACGTGCTCGCGCTTTCACTTTCGGCAGCGCTCAACGCGCCCATCGAGGAAACGCGCTTCGGCGTGTTCCGGATGTGACGGAGGCGTTCAGTATGGCTATGTTCAAAAAAATCCTGATCGCCAATCGTGGTGAGATCGCCTGCCGGGTCATCAAGACGGCGCGCCGGTTCGGCATAAAGACGGTTGCCGTTCATTCAGACGCAGACCGCGATGCACTGCACGTCAAGCTGGCCGACGAGGCGGTCCGTATCGGCCCGGCGCCATCATCTGAAAGCTATCTGCGGGCGGATGCGATCGTAGCGGCCGCGCTCAAAAGCGGCGCCGAAGCGGTCCATCCGGGCTACGGGTTCCTGTCGGAGAATGCCGAGTTCGTCGAAGCGGTCGAAGCGGCGGGCCTCTCCTTCATCGGGCCATCGGCTAAGGCGATCCGCGCCATGGGGCTCAAGGATGCCGCAAAGCAGCTGATGGAGCGGGCCAAGGTGCCGGTCGTTCCCGGTTACCATGGTGACGCGCAGGAACTGGTGATTCTCGCCGGCAAGGCGAACGAGATCGGCTTTCCTGTGCTGATCAAGGCGCGGGCGGGTGGCGGCGGCAAGGGCATGCGGCGCGTGGACCGGCAAGCGGAATTCGCCGATGCCCTGTCATCGGCCAAGCGCGAAGCGCGCGCCTCCTTCGGCGACGATCGCGTGCTGGTCGAGAAATATGTGGCCAAACCGCGCCACATCGAGATCCAGGTCTTCGGCGACAGCCATGGCAATGTCGTGCACCTTTTCGAGCGCGATTGCTCGCTCCAGCGGCGCCATCAGAAGGTGATCGAGGAAGCGCCGGCGCCCGGCATGACAGCCGAAATGCGCGCCGCCATGGGCGAGGCAGCGGTGAAGGCCGCGCAGGCGATCGATTATGTCGGTGCGGGCACGGTGGAATTCATCGTCGATGCGTCCGAGGGTCTCAGGCCGGACCGCTTCTGGTTCATGGAAATGAACACGCGGCTTCAGGTGGAGCATCCGGTCACGGAAATGATCACCGGGCTCGATCTGGTCGAATGGCAATTGCGTGTGGCGGCCGGTGAGCCGCTGCCGAAGCAGCAGGACGAATTGTCGATCCATGGCTGGGCATTCGAGGCGCGCCTTTACGCCGAGGATGCGGCCAGGAACTTCATGCCGGCCACCGGTACCATCGCGCATCTGAAGTTTCCGGAAGCGTCGGTGCGGGTCGACAGTGGTGTTGCCGCTGGCGATGCGATCACGCCCTTCTACGACCCGATGATCGCCAAGCTGATCGTACACGGGGCCGATCGCGCCGAGGCACTCTCGCGTTTGCAGGATGCGCTCGTGCAGACCGAAATCGTCGGCACCGTCACCAATCTCGATTTTCTCCATGCGCTTGCGTCCCACGCTGGTTTCGCGGAAGGCGAGGTGGACACCGGGCTGATCGATCGCGAGCTTGGAGAATTGACGGCAACGCCAAGCCCATCGCCGATGGCGCGGGCCGCTGCTGCCATACTGGCTTCCGGAATGCAGGCTCGAAAGAGCGGCGATCCTTTCGACGATCTGGGCCCCTGGCTTCTGTGGGGCGCGCCCGAACGGGACGTTGTGCTTTCCCAAGCTGGCGAGCAGCGGAGCCTGCGCGTCGCGCAACTCGGCAAGGATCGCTACCGTGTTGCCGACGAGGACGATCCGCCGGTCGACCTTCAGCTGATCGAAGCGGGGGAGGGTGTATTCAGGCTGGTCGACGGCGCGCATGCGGTGACCATTCGTGTGGTTCAGGGAAGCGGCCGCATCGCGATCATTCGAGATCATGCGGTTGCCGAGTTCACGATCGTCGACGAACTCCATGCTGGAGAGGACGAAGGTGCGGGCGAGGACGTGCTGCGCGCGCCCATGCCTGGCGTGGTCAAGCAAATCTTCAAGGGTGCGGATGCGCCGGTCGAAAAGGGCGATATCCTGGTCGTGATGGAAGCGATGAAAATGGAGATGACGCTTGCGGCGCCACGGGCCGGTGTGATCGCGGAAATCTTCCACCGCGAGGGTGCACAGGTCAGCGAGGGTACGATGCTTCTCCGGTTGGCTGAAGAGGAGAAGCCGGCATGAGTGCCAAGTCTGCACCAAGCGACGAAGCGGGATCGATGGCAACGCCCGTGGACATCCTCGATTTCTGGTTCGACACGCTGACGCCGGAAGACTGGTTCAAGAAAAGCGATCAAACCGATGCAATCATTCGCGAAAAATTCGCTGCCACGCATCTGTCGCTTGCTCGGCGCATCCTTGATGGCTGGCGTGTAGACGCAGATGCGCGGCTAGCGCTGATCATCGTCTTGGACCAGTTTCCCCGCAATATCTACCGCGAAACGCCGCTTGCCTTTGCGACGGACGGCCTCGCGCTGCGGGAAGCGCGCCGTGCGGTCGATGCCGGGCTCGACAAGGCCGTCGCGGATGACCGCCGCGTGTTCTTCTACATGCCGTTCGAACACTCGGAAAACCTTGCCGACCAGAACCGTGCCGTCAGCCTGATCAGCGCGCTCGGCGACGAGACCTACACGAAATACGCCGAGGCCCACCGCGACGTCATCGTCGAGTTCGGCCGCTTTCCTCACCGCAATCAGATCCTTGGTCGAACTTCGACGCCGGCGGAGCAACGTTACCTGGAAAAGCCCGGCTCCGGTTTTTGAAGCTGCGCGTCTATTCGAGGTCTGGCAGGTACATCCAGCCACCGCGCGCGGCGGTAAATCGCCCGGAATTGCGTATCCCCGCCTGTGGCAGAACCATACCAAGCATCGCGTTGTCGGTTCTGATCTCTGCAATGTAATCGCAATTGTAGCCCGCCTGGCCGGCTCCACTTGCCGACGCGCAGCCCAGTTTCTCAAAATAGGCAAGCGTCAGGTTCACTTCGCCTATCACTTGGTTCATCGCTTCACCGATCATGTTCAACGGGTTGGGCTGACCGAAAGGATCGTCGGGAAACATGCTTCCCATCCCATTGAAGTTGGCTGTTCCCTGCCGGTAGTAGGCAAGGATGGCCATCGCCATGTCCTTGGCGCTCGGTTCACCCGAATTGCTGGAGCCGACCGCATCAACCGCCGTTGGGCCGCTTGAGTCGACGATTTCCATCGATGCCTGTTCCAGCGAGAAGATCGTCGTTTCCAGTATCTGGGCGTAAAACGGCGCGCCGCCGGCCAGTTCTTCCGGCGTCAGGTAGAGATAGGCCGCGTTGGTCACGCGCATGCGGGCATTGTCGCCCGGCTCGATCGTAGTCAGATAGGCTTGGAATTCCCCGGCAACCTCCATGCTGTCCAGCAGGCTATTCCGCGTCTGATAAAGCTCCATCGACAGTTCCGAGACACCGGCGATCGGCAACCCGCGGTTACGCAGATCGGTCAGGAAGGTCGTGCGTTGCTCCAGCCCGTTCAACGCCGAGAGCGCAGCCAGGTTCATGCCCAATTCCGCCTCCTCGCTGCGTATGGCGGCGATCAAGGGCGCGGCGATCTGGGCAGCCTTTGTGCCGATCCTCTCCATTGCCGATCGATGCTCGTCACCTTCCATTGGAGATTGTGCAACGGCCTCGACGATTTCGGCGAATTCCGCGAGCGTCGCTTCACCGTCCGTCATGGCTTCGGCGCGGGCGATGCGATCGAACAACAGGCCTATTTCGATACGGTCCCTGCGCGCCGCATAGGCGGTCTCGAAGCGCGCCGCTTCCTCGGCGGTCACGTCGTCCAGCCGATCTGCGGCGTCGAGGCGAATTGTAGCAAGACGCGTCTCTGCCGCCGTATCTTCGCCCATGGCGCTCAATTCCTCGACCGTGGCGTCGATCCAGGCGACCGACTCCCGACGGTCGATCATCGCCGTGGTGATGCCTGCATAAGCGTTCTGCAGCGTGAAGGCATGAGCAATGGAGGCGACGTTCGCGATCTTGATGCCGAACCGTCGCGGGCAATCGCGCTGCAGGAAGAAGCCGATCTCCCGGCGTTCCACCGGATCGGTCATGAACATATAGGGCAGGCCGAAAACTGGTTCGAAGACGCTGTCTTCGAAGATCGGCAGCATGGCTTTCAGCGCATTTTCGACGCTCTGCCGGTCCAGGTCGTCGCCATTGAACGGTGCGGCCCAATCGGCGAGCATTTGGCATTGGCGCTCCATTGACGAGGCCGCTGCAAAGGCGCCGCCGATACCCGGTCCGAACCGCTTCGGAGGCGTTTCTCCGCTTGTCATGGCGGATTGTACAGCAGCATCCACTCTCCGGAAAAACCGCGCATGTCGATCGCCTAATTCGGCAACGCGATTGATCTCTTCCGAAAAACGGCCTCCCTGCACGACACGAACGCCAAGTTCCTCGCCGACTGTTTCCGGCATCACGATCAGCCAGTGGCGATGCACCGCGCTTTGGGAATTCTGAGGGCGGTGAATACCCTCGGCGAGCCGCGCGCCGATCGGCGCCATGACGATCTTAGCGCCCTCGGCGTGGATCGGGGCAAGAGAAATGACGAGCTTGTCCTGCTCGGCGACCGGGCGGTTTGCCGGATGCCCCAGCCGCAGTTCGCCCTGGAGAGCTTTGCCGTCATGGGCGAGGACGAGGACGTAGCTCGATTCCAGGCGGTCCATCGGCGGAATGTCCGTCGCGCCCGCCCAATTGCCGGCAAGCGCCGCACCAACATCCGGCATCTGCGGATCGCCGGTTCGCGTGAGTTGGAAGTCGCGGCATCGTGCACCGTTCTGGCCCACGGTCCCCGCAAGCGTCTGGCCTGCGGCATCAAGGCGCGCTGATACGGTCTTCAGGCTGCGGTTCGAATTGTCGAGCTTCATCAATTGCTGCAGGGCGATCGTTGTGCCGATGACGTTGCCTGTCATGATCACGGGGGAGGGCGGGAAGACTGGGCCGTCATAGGCAAGTTTGGCGACCAGACCTTCGCCGTCCTGCAAGATCGTTGCGGTAAGCGGCACGGTTTCCGGGCGCTGCCTGGGACCGCACACGATTTCGCCGCGCCACGTGCCGGCCGCCGCGCCACCCGACACCGGCGCGAAATCGAAGTCGACCGAAGCTTGGGTCTGCGCTCCGCTTTCGTCGAGACGACGTACCACGAAATTCTCGGTTCCGCCGCATCCCGGCATTGTGCCGCTGATCACCAGGCCGTTGTCGTGCATGCTGCCCTGGAGCGTCAGCGCCTGGATGCCGCTCGGTCGTTCCACCCAGTCAGATGGGAGAAGCATGAAACGTCCATCGGCCGCCTGTCTGCCAAGCACCGCGTAAGAGCCCTCTCGGCCGTCGGGCAAGGTGAACGTGAAGAGGCCCGTCGGGCCGGTGTCGCCAGTGGATAAGGTCAACTCGAAGGTGGAGCTTTCGGCCTGTAAGCAGGTGTACGTGCCGCTCCAACGCCCGTTAAGAGTTGCTGGGCCCGCATCTGCTTGCGCCTGAGCGGTGGCGGGCGTGAGCAATGCGCAGAGGCTCATCATCGCTGCGACCAAACCGGCTAGCCGCCTTGCGGCCACAAAAGTGCAGTCGACATCAGCCCAAGCCTTCGTCGCCAAGAACGTGCGCCGTTGCATAATGCCTCTCCGAATGGGCCCACATCCGCCACTTCAGAATTAAAGGCGGCAACGGAGAGCCCGGCAACGGACCTTTGTCGCAAGACCGTCGCGCGTATCGATCGGCGTGTCGCAAACAGGCTGTTGCGCGGCGCGGAGCCCTTGCATATTCGGCCAAACGTGTGGCCCACTTGCGCGCACGATCCATCGCCTCCAGGCGTGACGACAATTCGGATATCGGGGTTCAGAATCAATGAAGGACAGAGCGCGCGCGGTGGTCATCGGGGGCGGCGTCGTCGGGGTGTCGACGCTCTACCATCTCGCCAAGAAGGGTTGGGCAGACAGCGTTCTAATCGAGCGCAAGGAGCTGACGTCCGGCTCGACCTGGCATGCGGCAGGCCTGCTGCCGCTCTTCAACATGAGCTATTCGGTCGGCCAGATCCACAAATACTCGGTCAAGTTCTACCAGGAGCTTCAGGAGGAAACCGGCATGAATGTCGGCTTCTCCAAAGTGTCCAACATCCGCCTTGCGCGCACGAAGGACCGCTGGGACGAGTTTATGTATTATGCGGGCATTGCCGAAACGATCGGCGTGCCGCTCAACATTCTGACGCCCGAAGAGGTCAAGGAGATCTGGCCGCTTTGCGAGACCGACGGCATTCTGGGCGCGATCCAGCATCCCGATGACGGCTACATCCAGCCGGCCGACCTGACGCAGGCGCTGGCCAAGGGCGCCCGCGACCGGGGCGCCACGATCTATCGCAACACGACGGTCACCGCGATCGAAAGCCAGCCGGACGGCACCTGGCTCGTGCGCACCGACAAGGGCGACATCGTCGCCGATCATGTCGTTTCGGCGACGGGGAACTTCGCGCGCAACACCGGTGCCATGGTCGGCCTCAACGTGCCGGTCATTCCCGTCGAGCATCAGTACATCGTGACCGAGCCGCACCCAGCGATCGTCGAGCGGCGCAAGCAGGGCTTGCCCGAAATGGGCGTGCTGCGCGAGAGCGACAGTTCCTGGTACATGCGCGAGGAAAATGGCGGCCTGCTGCTTGGACCTTACGAGCAGGGCGCGCCGGTCTGCTATGTCGACGGCCCGAGTGCGGACAGCGAATATGAACTCTTCCAGGAAGACCTCGACCGACTGATGCCGCATATCGAGACGGCAATCACGCGCGTTCCGGCCTTCGGCGAAGTCGGTATCAAGAAGGTCTATAACGGCGCTATCGCCTATACACCGGACGGTTCGCCCATTGTCGGCCCGGCGCCCGGTCTCAAGAATTTCTGGCTGAACGAGGGCCATTCCTTCGGCATCACGGCCGCGGGCGGTGCCGGCTGGCAGCTCGCCGAATGGATCGTCGACGGCGAACCGACCATCGACATGATGGGCGTCGACCCGCGCCGGTTCGGTCCCTATGCGACCGAAGGCTACCTCAAGGAAAAGAACGAGGAAGCCTATGCCAACGTCTTCACCATGCACTATCCCGACGAGGAGCGCGGTGCCGCACGTCCGCTGAAGACGACGCCCGTCTATGACCGGCTGAAGAGCCTCGGCGGGGTCTTCGGGTCCGTCTATGGCTGGGAGCGGGCGAACTGGTTCGCGCCGGAAGGCTATGCGGTGCCTGCCGAAGAGATCGGTGTTGGCGTCGATGTCCTCACCAACCACAATCACGCCGCACCCCTTGAAGACGGACGGATCGTGGAGCGCTGGTCTTTCCGCCGGTCAAACTATTTCGAGCATGTCGGCAACGAGGTGAAGAACGTCGCCGAGAATGTCGGCGTTCTCGACATGTCGGCTTTTGCAAAGTGCTGGATTTCCGGCCCCGGCGCGGAGGCGTGGCTGAATGCGATTCTCGCCAATGCTGTGCCGAAGAAGATCGGCCGTATCGCGCTTTGCCATCTGTTGACGAAGCACGGTGGCGTTCGTTCCGAATTCACCGTTTATCGCCAGCCGCAGGGCTTCTATCTCGTCTCGGCCGGCGCCTATGAGGCGCACGATCACGATATCCTGATGAAGCTCCTGCCGGCCGATGGCTCGGTGCAGATGATGCCGATGACGACGCAGTGGGGCGTGCTGGTCCTCGCCGGCCCGCGCTCGCGCGACGTGCTGCAGAAGCTGACCCGCGCGAGCCTTGCCAACGCCGATTTCTCCTGGTTGTCCGGCAAGGCGATCAATGTCGGACCGGCGACCGCGCATGCGCTCCGCGTCAACTTCGTCGGTGAACTCGGCTGGGAACTGCATCACCCGATCGAGCAGCAGGTCGCCATCTTCGACCGGCTGATGGAGGCGGGCGCCGAATTCGGCATCAAGCCATTCGGCATCCGCGCGATGACCGCCATGGCGGTGGAGAAATCCTACCGTCTGATCCCGCGGGAATTGTCTATCGAATACAATGCTTACGAGTCCGGGCTCGATCGCTTCATTAAGCCGGAGAAGGGTGATTTCATCGGCCGCGATGCCGTGGTGAAGGCGAAGGATGCCGGCCTCAAATGGACCTTCGTGACGCTTGAGGTGGATGGCGTGACCGATGCCGATGCGCGCGGCAACGAAGCGATCTACCGGAACGGCGAGCTCGTCGGCCGCGCGACCCATGGCGCCTTCGGTTTCCGCATCGGAAAGTCGATCGCGCTCGCCATGGTCAGGCCCGACTGTGCGGCTGAGGGAACCGCTCTTGAAATCAAGATCTTGGGTCGGATTCATCAGGCGCGCGTGATCGCCGAGAGCCCCTATGATGCCGAGAATGTGAAACTGCGGGCCTGAGGATAAGCGGGTTGCACCCTTTGCGGTGACCGCGCCTTCAGGCATGCTTCCGGCATGCGCTTGTCTGTCCAATCACAGAAAGGCATGCCGGGCACAATCAGAGGCTGGTTGTGGGCCCTTCCGCTGACGCTGGGTTTTCACACGCTTGGGTCGGGTCTCCCATCGTCTGCACTCGCGCAGGAAGACAACACCGTCGATGTCGAATTGGTTCTCGCCGTCGACGCGTCCTGGTCGATGGATTTCGAAGAGCAGATCATCCAGCGCGATG from Georhizobium profundi includes these protein-coding regions:
- a CDS encoding GcvT family protein translates to MKDRARAVVIGGGVVGVSTLYHLAKKGWADSVLIERKELTSGSTWHAAGLLPLFNMSYSVGQIHKYSVKFYQELQEETGMNVGFSKVSNIRLARTKDRWDEFMYYAGIAETIGVPLNILTPEEVKEIWPLCETDGILGAIQHPDDGYIQPADLTQALAKGARDRGATIYRNTTVTAIESQPDGTWLVRTDKGDIVADHVVSATGNFARNTGAMVGLNVPVIPVEHQYIVTEPHPAIVERRKQGLPEMGVLRESDSSWYMREENGGLLLGPYEQGAPVCYVDGPSADSEYELFQEDLDRLMPHIETAITRVPAFGEVGIKKVYNGAIAYTPDGSPIVGPAPGLKNFWLNEGHSFGITAAGGAGWQLAEWIVDGEPTIDMMGVDPRRFGPYATEGYLKEKNEEAYANVFTMHYPDEERGAARPLKTTPVYDRLKSLGGVFGSVYGWERANWFAPEGYAVPAEEIGVGVDVLTNHNHAAPLEDGRIVERWSFRRSNYFEHVGNEVKNVAENVGVLDMSAFAKCWISGPGAEAWLNAILANAVPKKIGRIALCHLLTKHGGVRSEFTVYRQPQGFYLVSAGAYEAHDHDILMKLLPADGSVQMMPMTTQWGVLVLAGPRSRDVLQKLTRASLANADFSWLSGKAINVGPATAHALRVNFVGELGWELHHPIEQQVAIFDRLMEAGAEFGIKPFGIRAMTAMAVEKSYRLIPRELSIEYNAYESGLDRFIKPEKGDFIGRDAVVKAKDAGLKWTFVTLEVDGVTDADARGNEAIYRNGELVGRATHGAFGFRIGKSIALAMVRPDCAAEGTALEIKILGRIHQARVIAESPYDAENVKLRA